A region of Theileria annulata chromosome 2, complete sequence, *** SEQUENCING IN PROGRESS *** DNA encodes the following proteins:
- a CDS encoding falcilysin, putative (Signal anchor predicted for TA12185 by SignalP 2.0 HMM (Signal peptide probability 0.266, signal anchor probability 0.617) with cleavage site probability 0.214 between residues 29 and 30), translating to MLFFHRRTLSRRHHMLTITSASILSYVYCNLFIRNSHTQALSKFKYYRIASVFDSNSKCPISLRNHFNDRYYLFIRRLYSSSPANNVEDVLYKVFSPDSFSETTFRHSILNMKFPDQADEPEWVQESKSFNHPSFEKIGSVYLPDIGVVASNYKHKLSGLSVFSLKSHIDSGKEMCFDLIVPSPPLNSKGSPHVLEHSVLSGTPKYPMKDPFSLLVQGGFNSFLNAMTYKDRTSYLFASTNEKSFYQTGDVYMDSFFRPNITKDKTIFEQECWHYKVTDGTSDKSDADVPLHGRMIGYSGVVYSEMKNRFSDSSCLFYNLIYQNLFSNSYKYVSGGDPSDIVDLTHQELVNFYKLYYGPKTATLYFYGPYDVQNRLDFVDKYLTTYNIGIEKDPNNENLVHNASLLSSDSNLPYEEYKSKPKHVSSEYSSVDPTEDELMISWLLDPLYNGSMDKFKIDPVDNVGFQVLQYLLLGTPESVLYKGLIDSGLGKKVLVHGFLSGYKQSLFSFGLKGVDNTKHNSKDEIVRKFEEVVFGILNKITEEGFKRDAIDSGLNLVEFEMRELNSGSYPKGLMLIDLIQSQLQYGKDPFGLLRFDSLMKELRSRIFSDNPSNYFINLIVKHMLNNNTRVTVHLQAVEASKYEKEFNKKIADQLRERLSHLSKEQVDEMEEYYKKFKAEREDMDINDGSESLKTLELSDISREQETIPTKFYKLSSDGLSESNALYNDGKTFTVLTHPIDSHGVLYMDYALSLDSLTVDDLCYLNLFSSMLKESGTDKLTPEELTYKIDKNLGGLSLSTYFTTETNNKTYDDPEDGLGYLIVRAKCLKHKVNEMLEVVNEVLLNADFSNSKKGLEILKRALSMYQANVSSKGNEFALRRMCAKFSVSDYADELVNGYSQLVFLRDTLVPLAEKDWSKVESKLNEMRVKLLSMKNLTVNLGGDSELLDSVLDDSTTFYSKLSSTFKYGSKTSDKVWVKEVLDKKLMDSVDKNELIVVPSRVNFVGMGGKLFDKNDEVLGSNSLAVHYLSRKHLFTFVRMSLGAYSVYSYLLNTGHIIFMSYADPNFEKTLEVYRNLASVMKEAYEKIEDSELLRQKIGKISGLDKPLHVENKTEVALRRALRKESDEFRQKFREDVIDSTKECFNRLYKQMTDQKEWNNVSAVVNSNTSDEAPSDYKRLQIN from the coding sequence atgttattttttcatCGCCGTACACTATCTAGACGACATCATATGTTAACAATCACTAGTGCTAGTATTTTAAGTTATGTTTACtgtaatttattcattCGTAACTCTCACACACAGGCcttatcaaaatttaaatattatagaataGCATCGGTGTTCGATTCAAACTCTAAATGCCCAATCTCTTTAAGAAACCATTTTAACGACagatattatttatttattagaagATTGTACTCTAGTTCTCCCGCCAATAATGTAGAGGATGTACTATATAAAGTGTTTTCCCCAGATTCTTTTAGTGAAACAACATTTAGGCACTCgatattaaatatgaaatttcCAGATCAAGCTGATGAGCCCGAATGGGTTCAAGAATCAAAAAGTTTTAATCACCCTTCTTTTGAAAAAATAGGCTCAGTGTATTTGCCAGACATCGGAGTTGTCGCGTCTaattataaacataaattaaGCGGACTCTCAGTTTTTTCGTTAAAATCGCACATTGACTCAGGCAAGGAAATGTGTTTTGATTTAATTGTACCATCACCACCTCTAAATAGTAAAGGGTCGCCACACGTTCTAGAACATTCAGTTTTATCTGGAACACCAAAGTACCCAATGAAGGACCCATTCTCATTGTTAGTCCAGGGAGGATTCAACAGTTTCCTTAACGCTATGACATACAAAGATAGAACGTCATACCTCTTCGCATCAACCAACGAAAAAAGCTTTTATCAAACAGGAGACGTTTATATGGACTCATTCTTTAGACCTAACATAACGAAGGATAAAACTATATTTGAACAAGAGTGTTGGCATTACAAGGTTACGGATGGAACCTCAGATAAAAGTGATGCAGATGTTCCCCTGCATGGAAGAATGATAGGCTACTCAGGAGTTGTATATAGCGAAATGAAGAATAGGTTTTCAGATTCTTCATGTCTGTTTTATAACTTGATTTACCAAAATCTGTTCAGTAATAGTTACAAGTATGTGAGCGGAGGTGACCCAAGTGATATAGTGGATCTAACTCACCAAGAGCTAGTTAATTTCTATAAACTGTATTACGGACCAAAGACAGCAACATTGTATTTCTATGGACCCTATGATGTACAAAATAGACTGGATTTCGTAGATAAGTACCTGACTACATATAATATTGGAATTGAAAAGGATCCAAATAATGAAAACTTGGTCCATAATGCAAGCCTGTTATCATCAGACTCAAACCTACCATACGAGGAATACAAAAGTAAACCCAAACATGTGAGTTCAGAGTATAGTTCTGTTGATCCTACCGAAGACGAATTGATGATTTCATGGTTGCTTGACCCACTTTATAACGGATCAAtggataaatttaaaatcgATCCTGTGGATAATGTAGGATTTCAGGTATTGCAATACCTATTATTAGGAACGCCTGAAAGTGTACTATATAAAGGGTTGATTGATTCAGGGCTTGGGAAAAAGGTGCTAGTTCACGGGTTCCTAAGTGGATATAAACAGTCACTGTTTTCGTTTGGGCTCAAGGGAGTTGACAACACAAAACATAATTCCAAAGATGAGATTGTGAGGAAGTTCGAAGAGGTGGTATTTGGAATCTTGAACAAAATAACGGAAGAAGGATTCAAAAGAGATGCAATAGACTCGGGACTAAATTTGGTGGAATTCGAGATGAGAGAACTTAACAGTGGAAGTTATCCAAAGGGTTTGATGCTTATTGACCTGATACAATCACAGCTTCAGTATGGCAAGGATCCGTTTGGTTTACTGAGGTTTGATTCTCTAATGAAGGAACTGAGATCAAGAATATTCTCAGATAACCCGTCAAACTATTTCATCAACCTTATAGTAAAGCATATGCTTAACAATAATACCAGAGTTACAGTACACTTACAAGCAGTGGAAGCATCAAAATATGAAAAGGAGTtcaataaaaaaattgCAGATCAGTTACGGGAAAGACTTTCACACTTATCTAAGGAACAGGTTGATGAAATGGAGGAATACTACAAGAAATTTAAAGCTGAAAGAGAAGATATGGATATTAATGATGGTTCTGAATCCCTAAAAACACTTGAGCTTTCAGATATATCCCGTGAACAAGAAACTATCCCAACCAAATTCTATAAACTATCTTCAGATGGTTTATCTGAATCTAACGCTTTATACAACGATGGAAAGACGTTTACTGTACTAACCCACCCTATTGATTCTCACGGAGTCTTGTACATGGATTATGCACTATCACTGGACTCACTTACAGTGGATGACCTATGCTACCTCAACTTATTCTCATCAATGCTTAAAGAGTCTGGAACTGATAAACTAACACCTGAAGAGTTGACATATAAGATCGACAAGAATTTAGGAGGTCTATCACTCTCAACGTACTTTACAACTGAGACCAACAACAAAACCTATGATGATCCTGAAGACGGATTGGGCTACCTTATTGTCAGAGCGAAGTGCCTGAAACACAAAGTTAATGAAATGTTAGAAGTTGTTAATGAAGTGCTATTGAATGCTGACTTCTCGAACTCAAAAAAAGGTTTAGAGATATTGAAACGTGCATTGAGTATGTACCAAGCTAACGTTTCCAGTAAGGGAAATGAATTTGCACTACGCAGAATGTGTGCCAAGTTCTCAGTTTCTGATTACGCTGACGAGTTGGTTAATGGATATTCACAGCTGGTATTTTTGAGAGATACCTTGGTTCCATTAGCTGAAAAGGATTGGTCAAAGGTTGAATCTAAACTCAATGAGATGAgagttaaattattgagtATGAAAAACCTCACTGTTAACCTTGGAGGAGATTCTGAACTGCTAGACTCAGTCCTTGATGACTCAACAACATTCTACTCCAAACTATCATCAACATTCAAATATGGTTCAAAGACTAGTGACAAAGTCTGGGTCAAGGAAGTCCTAgacaaaaaattaatggaCTCAGTTGACAAAAATGAACTGATAGTAGTTCCCTCGAGAGTTAATTTTGTAGGAATGGGAGGAAAACTGTTTGACAAGAATGACGAAGTTCTAGGTTCAAATTCATTAGCAGTTCACTACCTGAGCCGGAAACATCTGTTCACTTTTGTAAGAATGAGCCTGGGCGCCTACTCAGTGTATTCATACCTTCTGAACACAGGtcatataatatttatgtcATATGCCGATCCAAACTTCGAAAAAACACTAGAAGTTTACAGAAACTTGGCCTCAGTAATGAAAGAAGCGTATGAAAAGATAGAAGATAGTGAATTACTAAGGCAGAAGATAGGAAAAATAAGTGGTTTGGATAAACCACTCCATGTAGAAAATAAAACAGAAGTGGCACTGAGAAGAGCATTGAGGAAGGAAAGCGATGAGTTTAGACAAAAGTTCAGAGAGGATGTTATTGATAGCACGAAGGAGTGTTTCAATagattatataaacaaatgACCGATCAGAAGGAGTGGAACAATGTTTCAGCAGTAGTTAACAGTAACACGTCAGATGAGGCCCCTTCAGACTATAAAAGGCtccaaattaattaa
- a CDS encoding ion transport protein, putative (7 probable transmembrane helices predicted for TA12180 by TMHMM2.0 at aa 12-34, 44-66, 227-249, 271-293, 300-322, 370-392 and 427-449), which translates to MISSNYFKFITFLDELTGALITVFIIFSTIRTCIRLPFSPLYSIAIQASITFISFLLINFNSIIIFLNKFFIVSYKSKGRLHTSRFINDRRRRLGKPQFHTHFKYSVSKKQSIQKNSKSSQPSDLEDSEQIQSDNSIGLGSSQYSFAHKSSLLHSLTLRTDRPFIKYGSDDIGYKDKTLMTIGGRVFNVRGSISEDHPKEPKFDRFVKCFRAWFKLHLVKTVLISKIWVVSSLLITLSWFAVWEWAAIYMNRDENDHNLLHWRMDSVPREYWHLESAFQIIFGITYIMNLYVYPSRFKYIFSFYGLIDLTMTPAITEIIILVSYYHLHNDGKQIRNFGLLFFGSLRFLRLFQTEYFISRSFTWISEFYTVFIGITASIMALILSFSGLLFLLEAPKNDINFSKPFDFIYFSVATMATVGYGDFSPVTLAGRILCVLFIVLCVTIAATQFKRIKLSTTENTHKIGTGKINEEYVFFWGAISDWQLLTFCKCVYNTYQTSIANIVVASPLPLKYYETVYMAVTQNTGIKLIIFGGSSTFNTPSYISKLLFNSKHTVLVNDMDSNLSPNFNEYIINDDRRTILIGMATLNISKPLGIPLSIQLHGSEYKKLMSKSEFEDVFYNRDLKYRMFSSSVYCRGLFYLVSSLFHSPTNISRSKVHVEEMCNLFLLSEQLNQVPQTINRALNNSESVEISVYNIQRQMDELFRGMMFQAFKMKFPKSAHGSTFQEFGEYLYTERNIFLIGIVLMDNECVLNPVQYIIGEDYENCCALVIAESLNDVISASTSKYNPEERGIKESRVLTNSVRSKTISQLSFIREVGSLGDLVRYRGIYSVHSYFYAQENIFENHQFVLVCGWPYDLRVFLSYLLKDNNYNVVILAPRESVEEEDPWTLEMYSNKVAYMDGSPMDITDLTNAGIKEASCIIVFNFHHTRDKGRRENLSKDSQVLFVNRLLHEIMDDEKEIKSMLNIILDVSHASCLEYVDPSLIVNVDVTSKDYVQNKCWENYGEFMSSYEIASGCIFVQDMFYSILAHSNSKSEYSVVHKSVESMLDGGRLETEDYKISGGKITLENVPITFYSRNFGKLFKYYLSVEQKICVGILRTYQIPFANNDLKQFIIVAPQRYLVIHPNDQVYVVTRSQVLV; encoded by the exons ATGATATCTTCCAACTATTTCAAGTTTATAACCTTTCTAGATGAGCTTACAGGAGCGTTAATCACAgttttcatcatcttctCAACCATAAGAACATGCATACGGCTCCCATTCTCACCCTTGTACTCAATCGCAATACAAGCATCAATAACATTCATCTCCTTCCTCCTAATAAACTTcaattcaataataatattccTAAACAAGTTTTTTATAGTCTCATATAAAAGCAAAGGAAGATTACACACCTCGAGATTCATAAATGACCGCCGTAGAAGGCTAGGTAAGCCGCAATTTCATACACATTTCAAATATTCAGTTTCAAAAAAACAAAGCATACAAAAAAATAGTAAATCATCGCAACCATCTGATTTGgaag ATTCGGAACAGATTCAATCAGACAATTCCATCGGACTAGGAAGTTCACAGTATTCATTCGCGCACAAGTCGTCGTTATTGCATTCATTGACGCTGAGAACCGACAGACCCTTTATCAAATATGGGTCTGATGATATCGgatataaagataaaacATTAATGACAATTGGAGGAAGAGTATTCAACGTAAGAGGATCAATATCAGAAGATCATCCAAAAG AACCGAAATTTGACAGATTTGTGAAATGCTTCCGAGCATGGTTCAAACTACACCTGGTCAAAACAGTATTAATCAGCAAAATATGGGTCGTTTCAAGCCTACTAATAACATTGTCATGGTTTGCAGTCTGGGAATGGGCAGCAATATATATGAATAG GGACGAAAATGACCATAACCTGTTACACTGGAGAATGGATTCAGTACCAAGAGAGTATTGGCACCTTGAGTCTGCGTTTCAAATTATCTTCGGAATAACATACATTATGAACCTATACGTATACCCATCAAGATTCaa ATACATATTCTCATTCTACGGTCTAATTGACCTGACTATGACTCCAGCAATAACGGAAATCATAATACTTGTCTCCTACTACCATTTGCATAATGATGGAAAACAAATACGTAATTTCGGACTTTTATTT TTTGGATCGTTGAGGTTCCTGAGGCTTTTCCAGACAGAGTACTTCATAAGTAGAAGCTTTACATGGATCTCAGAGTTTTATACAGTTTTTATCGGAATCACTGCCTCAATCATGGCATTAATTTTGTC GTTCTCTGGACTTTTGTTTCTTCTCGAAGCGCCAAAAAATGATATCAACTTTTCTAAGCCGTTTGACTTTATCTACTTCTCAGTGGCAACGATGGCAACAG TTGGATACGGTGATTTCAGCCCTGTTACGCTTGCAGGCCGCATACTGTgtgtattatttattgtattGTGTGTAACGATAGCAGCAACGCAATTCAAGAGGATAAAACTATCAACGACGGAAAACACACATAAAATTG GAACGGGGAAAATCAACGAAGAATATGTATTCTTTTGGGGTGCAATTTCAGACTGGCAACTTCTGACATTTTGCAAATGCGTCTATAACACATACCAAACATCAATTGCGAACATAGTTGTAGCCTCACCACTCCCACTTAAATACTATGAAACGGTATATATGGCAGTGACACAGAACACAGGAATAAAACTTATCATCTTTGGTGGATCATCAACGTTTAACACACCATCGTATATATCAAAG CTGCTATTCAACTCAAAACACACTGTCCTGGTAAACGATATGGACTCAAATTTATCGCCAAATTTcaatgaatatattataaacGATGATAGAAGAACGATTCTGAT CGGAATGGCGACATTAAACATATCAAAGCCGCTGGGAATACCACTCTCAATACAACTTCACGGCTCGGAATACAAGAAACTCATGTCAAAGTCAGAATTTGAAGAT GTTTTTTACAATAGGGACCTGAAGTACAGAATGTTCTCGTCCAGCGTATACTGTAGAGGACTGTTTTATCTAGTCTCATCGTTATTTCACTCACCGACGAATATTAGCAGAAGTAAAGTCCATGTTGAGGAAATGTGCAACctctttttattatcag AACAACTCAATCAAGTGCCGCAAACAATTAATAGAGCCTTGAATAACTCTGAATCAGTGGAAATCTCAGTTTATAACATACAGAGACAAATGGACGAATTGTTTAGAGGAATGATGTTCCAAGCATTCAAAATGAAGTTCCCTAAATCTGCACACG GATCAACGTTTCAAGAATTTGGAGAATACCTATACACTGAAAGGAATATATTTCTTATTGGGATTGTGTTGATGGATAATGAATGCGTATTGAACCCAGTACAGTACATAATAGGAGAGGATTATGAAAACTGCTGTGCGCTTGTCATTGCTGAGTCATTGAATGACGTCATCAGTGCGTCTACATCGAAATATAACCCAGAAGAACGTGGAATTAAAGAATCACGAGTTTTAACTAATAGTGTGAGATCAAAAA cAATCTCTCAACTTTCCTTTATAAGGGAAGTTGGGTCCCTGGGAGACTTGGTGAGGTACAGAGGTATATATTCGGTGCACAGCTACTTTTACGCACAAGAAAATATATTCGAAAACCACCAGTTTGTTCTAGTGTGCGGGTGGCCATATGATTTGAGAGTGTTTCTAAg ttaCCTTTTGAAGGACAATAATTACAACGTTGTAATCTTGGCTCCAAGAGAGTCAGTTGAGGAAGAAGACCCATGGACATTGGAAATGTATAGTAACAAAGTAGCATATATGGATGGATCACCGATGGATATTACAGATCTCACTAACGCAG GGATCAAAGAAGCATCatgtataatagtattCAACTTTCACCATACAAGGGACAAAGGGAGAAGAGAGAACCTATCAAAAGATTCGCAAGTATTATTTGTAAACAGACTACTACATGAAATAATGGACGACGAAAAggaaataaaatcaatgCTAAACATAATATTAGATGTCTCACACGCATCATGTCTGGAGTATGTAGACCCCTCACTAATAGTAAATGTGGATGTAACATCAAAGGACTACGTCCAAAACAAGTGTTGGGAAAACTACGGAGAGTTCATGTCCAGCTACGAGATCGCCTCAGGGTGTATCTTCGTCCAGGACATGTTTTACTCAATTCTAGCACACTCGAACTCAAAGTCCGAATATTCAGTAGTCCATAAGTCAGTAGAATCGATGTTAGATGGAGGAAGACTTGAGACTGaagattataaaataaGCGGAGGAAAAATAACACTGGAAAATGTGCCCATAACATTCTACTCCAGAAACTTCGGAAAGCTCTTTAAATACTATCTGTCTGTGGAACAGAAGATATGTGTAGGCATACTGAGGACATATCAAATCCCATTCGCCAACAACGACCTCAAACAATTCATAATCGTGGCCCCACAGCGCTACCTTGTTATACACCCTAACGATCAGGTTTACGTGGTAACAAGGTCACAAGTTTTAGTTTGA
- a CDS encoding falcilysin-related protein, putative, which translates to MDVQKQFLPKGSFHSTVGQLGTYESYKYADPLHKKRESTTFEVFLEDPKYKWVKEAMEVEHEAYEKLMTTYLPDFNVVGTYYSHKTTGLTVVSFKTNDSRKEMCFDVCTPTYQSNDRGCTHVLEHSVLVRTKTYNTFNFFYHNVASAYVSFLNALFFRDRTRYYFSSLNETSYYHMADYMMDSFFRPSFMQDHDVLKQEGWHYKVTKENDKNSNTKELGVNVHGRHVTYSGVVYNEMKKRKFADPVSFGTSVMYHHLFTNPFRYDSGGNPEDLVELTQKELEEFYKTFYGPKTASVYFHGPNDVYRRLEYVDNYLRKHNVGVSPDPKTGQLSHTASQEVLDSFSLSEEYRDKPKHVKEQFSSKTKDEDMFMMGWVLNPTHKASKKYDLDSVDKLALQVLSYLLLESPESVLLTKLVSSKFATRRVGPGLDEYFPAYEYLSFMFGVTGVKFTEKTRESNAKTFEKLVLEALTEVVTKGFNKKAVEAALNKVEFRHTEKKYVMKEHRQGYYPRGLAMLSLVKPRYQEGKDPFEFLRFEQLFPELKLRVFSDDSCSYLSNLVKKHLLNNNTRVTLHLQAVESSKYEKEFNKRVSDHLRERLSKLSKEQVDEMEKAYHKFKSEREVDFDPSVFDTFHQVDFSELKKEKVSHPSKLYKLTSDSLSETTVVQSDKSSCTVLVHPVESRSVLYMNYAVSLDSLTVDDLKYLALFTALLKLTRTDKLSSEELSYKLDNSVGDLWFSTFFSTETNNSTYDDPTKSVGYMVVRAKCLKHTVTEMVDVVNEVLSRADFSDSKKGVEVVKRLLSYVSHQSLDFTHKFTLRRMCAKFSVSDYADELVNGYSQLVFLRDTLVPLAEKDWSKVESKLNEMRVKLLSMKNLTVNLGGDSELLDSVLDDSTTFYSKLSSTFKYDSKTSDKVWVKEVLDKKLMDSVDKNELLVLPLRNNFVGVGGKLFDKSDKRSGSHQVVVQFLLRDYLYKHLRASRSAYGVHAYLLRTGHVALVSYADPNFLETLEVYKKVPSALVQAHEVLTDKALKMYVTGTLASMDKEEHPDNVVFQHFTSRLRGESEEQSLKNRKEVLETTKEVFKQVADKFSKSKDWHNVCSAVNRSSADTAPSTFKKLT; encoded by the coding sequence ATGGATGTCCAGAAGCAATTCCTCCCCAAGGGCTCATTTCATTCAACAGTTGGACAACTAGGAACGTATGAATCGTACAAATACGCCGACCCACTCCACAAAAAACGCGAATCAACAACATTCGAAGTGTTCCTGGAAGACCCGAAGTACAAATGGGTGAAAGAAGCAATGGAGGTCGAACACGAAGCATACGAAAAGTTGATGACAACATACCTCCCAGATTTCAACGTGGTTGGAACATATTACTCACACAAAACAACAGGATTGACAGTAGTCTCATTCAAGACTAACGACTCGAGAAAAGAAATGTGTTTTGATGTGTGCACACCAACCTACCAGTCGAACGATCGCGGATGTACACACGTACTGGAACACTCAGTGCTGGTCAGAACGAAAACATACAACACCTTCAACTTCTTCTACCACAATGTGGCATCAGCATACGTTTCATTCCTCAACGCACTCTTCTTTAGAGATAGGACAAGGTATTACTTCTCATCACTCAACGAAACGTCCTATTACCACATGGCAGACTACATGATGGACTCGTTCTTCAGACCATCATTCATGCAAGACCACGATGTCCTGAAGCAAGAAGGCTGGCACTACAAGGTCACGAAAGAAAACGATAAGAACTCAAACACAAAGGAACTTGGAGTGAATGTCCACGGACGCCATGTGACGTATTCAGGAGTAGTGTACAACGAAATGAAAAAAAGGAAGTTCGCAGACCCAGTTTCGTTTGGAACCAGCGTCATGTACCACCACCTATTCACTAACCCATTCAGATATGACAGCGGTGGAAATCCAGAAGATCTGGTTGAGTTGACGCAAAAGGAGCTGGAAGAATTCTACAAGACGTTTTACGGACCAAAAACAGCCTCAGTCTACTTCCACGGACCAAACGATGTTTACAGAAGACTTGAATACGTAGACAATTACCTCAGAAAACATAACGTGGGAGTTTCACCGGATCCAAAAACAGGTCAACTATCACATACCGCATCACAGGAGGTTTTGGATAGCTTTTCGTTGTCAGAAGAGTACAGAGATAAGCCGAAACACGTCAAGGAACAATTCAGCTCCAAAACCAAGGACGAAGATATGTTCATGATGGGATGGGTCCTAAACCCAACACACAAGGCCTCCAAGAAGTATGATCTTGATTCAGTTGACAAGCTAGCCTTACAAGTACTGTCCTACCTGCTTCTGGAGAGCCCAGAAAGTGTCCTGTTGACCAAGCTGGTTTCGTCCAAGTTTGCGACAAGAAGGGTGGGCCCGGGTCTTGACGAATACTTCCCAGCATACGAGTACCTTTCCTTCATGTTCGGAGTCACAGGGGTCAAGTTCACTGAGAAAACCAGAGAAAGCAACGCGAAGACCTTTGAAAAATTGGTTTTGGAAGCACTGACTGAGGTTGTAACCAAGGGATTTAACAAGAAAGCAGTAGAGGCGGCCCTAAACAAGGTTGAATTCAGACACACAGAAAAGAAATATGTAATGAAAGAACATAGACAAGGATATTACCCAAGAGGTCTGGCTATGTTGAGTTTGGTTAAGCCAAGATATCAAGAAGGAAAGGACCCGTTTGAATTTTTGAGGTTTGAACAGCTCTTCCCAGAACTTAAACTCAGGGTCTTCTCAGATGATTCCTGCTCATACTTGTCAAACCTGGTTAAGAAACACTTGTTGAACAATAACACCAGAGTAACATTGCACTTACAAGCAGTGGAGTCATCAAAATATGAAAAGGAATTCAACAAGAGAGTTTCAGACCACTTAAGAGAAAGACTTTCAAAGTTATCAAAGGAACAGGTGGATGAAATGGAGAAGGCTTAccacaaatttaaatctgaAAGAGAAGTTGATTTTGACCCCAGCGTTTTTGACACATTCCATCAAGTTGATTTCTCGGAGTTGAAAAAAGAAAAGGTTTCCCACCCATCCAAGTTGTACAAACTGACCTCTGATAGCTTAAGTGAGACAACAGTTGTTCAAAGTGACAAGAGTTCCTGTACAGTTCTTGTGCATCCAGTGGAGTCCAGATCAGTCCTGTACATGAACTACGCTGTTTCACTCGACTCACTTACAGTGGATGACCTGAAATACCTAGCCCTTTTCACCGCACTTCTGAAGTTGACCAGAACCGACAAACTCTCGTCTGAGGAACTCAGCTACAAACTTGACAACTCTGTCGGTGATCTTTGGTTCTCAACCTTCTTTTCAACTGAGACGAACAACTCGACCTATGATGATCCGACAAAATCTGTCGGTTACATGGTTGTAAGAGCCAAGTGTCTGAAGCACACTGTTACTGAAATGGTAGATGTTGTGAACGAGGTCCTCTCTAGAGCCGATTTCTCAGACTCTAAGAAGGGAGTGGAAGTGGTAAAAAGACTTCTGAGCTATGTCTCGCACCAATCACTCGACTTTACCCACAAGTTTACACTTCGCAGAATGTGTGCCAAGTTCTCAGTTTCTGATTATGCTGACGAGTTGGTTAATGGATATTCACAGCTGGTATTTTTGAGGGATACCTTGGTTCCATTAGCTGAAAAGGATTGGTCAAAGGTTGAATCTAAACTCAATGAGATGAgagttaaattattgagtATGAAAAACCTAACAGTTAACCTTGGAGGAGATTCTGAACTCCTAGACTCAGTCCTTGACGACTCAACAACATTCTACTCCAAATTATCATCAACATTCAAATATGATTCGAAGACAAGTGACAAGGTATGGGTCAAGGAAGTCTTAGACAAAAAACTAATGGACTCAGTTGACAAAAATGAACTGTTGGTATTGCCACTTAGGAACAACTTCGTGGGTGTTGGAGGAAAACTGTTTGACAAGTCTGATAAGAGGTCAGGATCACACCAAGTTGTAGTGCAGTTCCTACTCAGAGATTACCTGTACAAACACCTCAGAGCCTCAAGAAGTGCATATGGAGTCCATGCATACTTACTTAGGACCGGCCATGTGGCACTTGTCTCCTACGCTGACCCGAACTTCTTGGAAACCCTCGAAGTTTACAAGAAGGTACCAAGCGCATTAGTGCAAGCACACGAAGTACTCACCGACAAGGCACTCAAGATGTACGTAACAGGAACCTTGGCATCAATGGATAAGGAGGAACACCCCGATAACGTCGTGTTCCAACACTTCACATCAAGGCTTAGGGGAGAATCCGAAGAACAATCACTGAAAAATAGAAAGGAAGTTCTTGAAACAACAAAGGAAGTGTTCAAACAAGTAGCAGATAAGTTCAGCAAGAGCAAAGACTGGCATAACGTGTGCTCAGCAGTTAACAGATCATCAGCAGATACTGCCCCCTCAACTTTCAAAAAACTAACCTAA